Genomic window (Amaranthus tricolor cultivar Red isolate AtriRed21 chromosome 7, ASM2621246v1, whole genome shotgun sequence):
GGTTCTTATTGTTGGTATTATGTTGCTGGTTTAAGGGTTGATGTTTGTTGCTGGTTTTATGTGTACATGTCCCTGTGATGTCAATTTGTTGAACTtctaaattctaaaaaatttactttgattacttggttgagtagcatttggtaaaccaaaacccatcacttgattttttagcatgtttagttacttcatttgttgatgaacaaTTATAATCTGAGAGGTTTCATAACCTCTATGAAGAATCAGAGGGCtcttttttctgaaattttgtaaaataatgGAGTGACTAATCAAAAACATGCACATTAATCATTAATATGGGTTGTGATTAACAAATTGTTGCTCCTAAGTTtctaaagttacaattttaatgataatttaaacaaaataaactgaGGGGCTTTGATGTTTGTCATCCTTGAGTTTCTTCAATTGCCTGATCATAAGCTTCTTGAATGATCTCTGTTGTTTGTGCAGAATCCTCATTTTCTGTTAATGCTTGTGTTTGTTGCTGATCCCTGCTTGGGATAAGAAAAGCTACAGCTTCTCTAACCAATTGTGTTGGGATTCTCACTTGAATCCTTAACCTGCCATTGTCTTCTTGAACCTTCTTTCCAAATTGGGGTTCCATTTCTTCCATAATCTGTGACTCTTCTTCTGATTCAGAATTAGACTCTGAAACGTATGAATTCGATCCAAAGAACCAAGCCCTCTGTTGCTCATCTTCACTTCCTGAAGCCATTGAAGGCAAATGATGCGATTATCTTTTTCACAAACTGTTTGGCTATTGTTTTCGAATATATATGAAGAATTTGTGGACTGTTAAGAAAAGCTACTGATTTTTCGAAGATAATGTTGCTGACTTTTCTAGATTGTTTGGCTACTGATTTTTCACATAGTATTTGGCTACTGATTTTTCACAAACAGCAGCCTTTATAGGCTAACTGGAATTTATAAGGTCATTTTTCTAGATTGTTTGATATAATTTCTGATTAGAGTACATGATAAGGCTAATCCATGTTAGTTTAATTTGGTTAATGTTGGTTTTTGTAtgtaatttctaattttttggtttttgtatAGAAGGATTAagttccctcctttttttttattgtagagCTCCAAACTTTCCCAATTTAAAAAGTTGGTTAATTTATCTCTATTGTAAGGTTCTCTTTCATTTgaaaaactcaaataaaagaacggagggactattttgttttaattgtcTATTACTCTCcgtgttttttatttttctcatttacattttacacagttttcaaagcaaCTTTCAAGCCTTAACATGTTTAACTTTgtgttataaaaaatataaaataaaaaagtacacATTAAAATGTATCTAACAAGAtcttatatgaatatattttatcatctatatatatttaacaAATCTTAATCGAATTTCTCTCTCCAaactaaaatattctaaataaaaagaacattaggaaacgaagaaagtatattataaatatacattacccgcttagtttaatatataatttcattatttaagttttaattgtctattatttaagtttaataAAAAGAACATTTTGCATTGTTCAAATTTTTAGACAACCcactatttgttttaatatcatttgtatgatttaattttttttaaattttatcaacACAATTCATTATCAATTTTTCCCAATTTATTGTGAGAAAGGGAGTAATTATTTCCATTTACTCTTTGTTTGCATTTCCTAACATCTATCACCCTGACAATTACATAGACAAGAAAGACACCTCCACAATCTCTCGTAGTCTcatgttttgttaattttctaattctaaaaacaagttttccaATTTGATTCGAAAAAATACAAACGTTGATGATATGTAGATCATTCTCATAAGCCTTCGAAATTGAAAGATTTGAGATTACAACGAAATGAATGACGAAAAGAAACAGAAAAAGGAACCCTCAGCTAATGAATCGAAAGATTATCGATCACGGATTGATCAGAATTAGCATGGTTTAAATTTGATGCATCACCGGGTAAATACTTCATTATTGAAAAcctgaaattgaaaattttcagagaatttgattaaattaaaaagtaaaatcaattgaaatttaccagaaaatgaaaagaaaaaagctcagataaatgttgaaaaaaattcaattcCCTGACCTCCAAACAGAAGACCTCATAATGAGCTGGGTAATAAACATTTATCATCATCGCAACAATTAActttcaaatcaaacaaaaatcaaaataccaCAAATTCTCATTTAAAAACAGATGATTCTGAATCGAATTGAATAGccgaataaaattaattaaaattgacaCTATTTAAGGTTCGTGTATGGATCTATCTTACCATGAATTGCACAGAGGAGAAGAAATCCAGAAGTGAGAAAATAAGGAGGATGAATGTAGAGGTTTAGGAAAGAGAGGCGGAAAGAAGGTAGGGGGTTTgttaggtttagggtttatcgCTTTCCTTCTTTATAAAGGCCATGTACACTGAATTATGTCCACTCTCTATTTTgagaattttagaaaaatttgagcgaaaaaattaaaaaaattaagcaaataagCGAAATTCTAAAAGTTTtctcaaaagtaagcgtccgaaccccaaagctgtgctttggagctgttcgcagttactaactgcgaacagctataaaagacaaaagagctgttcgcagtaagtaactgcgaacagctataaaagacaaaagagctgttcgcagttagtaactgcgaacagtctgttttgtcttttatatttgttcgcagttactaactgcggacagcttattaaattttttttttcctttatttttgagttgttgtttgttgtaattgcactagagacattagaataggtaattacaagtcgatgtatttttaaggcggcatgattcatcgccaaaactccgatcattcataagtcaaagtTTGGGGcttatgataaagtaattaaacatgtatatacaacaaaatatacacaaatgtttgaaatatacaagtcaattaaaatatatatatatgtacatagtcgatccaaatacacaaaaggtaATCGTTAACGCTCACGAACCCTCATCTACcatatccaactgagttggtctccttcgcCTCCTACAATAGAAAGAGGCGTTCGCGTGacgctctggcagtggaggggactggtactgtgatggcccagcctgcgaggtccccgcagcGTCAACGGGATATGAATGATCaatctcctccaaatggtagtcataagAAGGAGAGCATGCCATGTGCGTATGGGAGATAGTCGGTGAGTGTTgtgcagcgacttccggtatgaagtgctggaactgcgagccgacgagcatgccatgcgcaatctccctcaccggctcctcctggctgtaccgcatcacgtttgccgcaccttgtgcctgcaattaatatttagataatgtaacattttattatttaattggcaacttaatcaaataaatgcaaatgaagacttacaaattgggtcatcgtaggcgcagcaggtgcgtaatgtgctgcttccaagatggcacgtggtgtcatccatcggcgcgtgatggagGGGAACCACGGCATATAGtcaggtgtagtaggtgcgccgacaacatcgatcggcgcaccttgtgccagcagctcaagtctatgatcccaacgagcgatgtggcgcTCGTTGATCTCTATCCAGTTAGCCCCAGCTTGATTTCTTCGCGAAATTAGGTGCAGCCggggttcagtgtcacaaggcggtggaatgccctgtaccaacccatattggcgcattacgcgctctggtagatgtacttcgacaatgtcgaagcatatgagtggcacagaagccctccacgccccggaatgaatccccgagtgttcgggtacagctgcgtaggcttccgctgggtatgggtcccacaaaaactaaaatacatgttatgaaaaaggtaagtgatatgatgattaaattgtactaatgttaatgagtactgaaatgtttacctggttgggtcgtagTAGGTCTAAttgatctcggtagaatccAAGACCGCTGCCGGTGTGCTTGCGCGTCCGGCGGGCAAAATTCCACCTCGAACCGTACGCAACATCTGGGCCTGGTTGTGGTGGAGGAGCagtatcaccacgaccaacggttctgtaaggttggccgataagaatatgctcccacgcccacagctAACGATCGCAAATGTTATTAATATGTTATTAACCAAATGTGGATGAGAAtgaaatgttattgttattacctgtaatatgactaGTGGTCCTGCAATCTCTTTGACGTTCTTATGGGCAGCACCACAAAGCCTCCTGTACAAGTATCCTAGGGCTGcggagccccagctatactcggcgatgcgctcccaCGGGTCGTCAAGTAATGTTAAGTATAGGAGCTGTATTTGGTTGCttgttttatcggcaaacaaCACAGCACCTATCAAATATAGGATGTACGCCTTGGCGTACCTCGAAATGGTGCCCTCATCAGCATCTCCGGGGAGTTGCGAGAAGGTCTGAACCAACCATGTGCATCGCAAACCGCTCCCCCTGATCACTTCCGGTGGAGGGCGCTCTCCCAATATGTGATGCACCATGTCACGCCAGCCTGATAGTTGGCGTCCGCCTGTACAAACGGCATGTCCCTCTATGGGAAGCCGcgttagtaaggctacatcaagcaatgtgatggtagcctcacctagagggaGATGAAATGTATGCGTCTCCTGACGCCATCTCTCGACCAGTGCCGTGATAATGGCACGGTCAACTCTGCCGTATGCTACGAGGTGAAAGTCGTATAACCTCGTTAGCTCTAAGTATGGGATGATCCTATCATCAATCACCCATGGAACAGAATCTGGATGCCTGGTGCCCAGCGTTTCCGCATCAGACACCTATGAATATTGAAGTataaataagttacttgtatgtacgcaatagtaaaatgtaaatcataactaTCGTTAActaacctgggcatcccaaagaggagtaCTCCTGTGCTCATGCTGCATGGTTAACACACTAGGGTTTAGGggtcctggagctgctggatccatctcctctACTGCTGTGTTCGTGTTAGttttagttaatattactattatgtaataatataaaatatatataacatattaccttgagttatagattattattgtagaataatatatataacatattaccttgagttacaAGTTCTAGTGTTATGACCTTCGCTCCCACAACGACGACAATTAGATCGATATGGTCTAGCCTCATCCATTTCGTTGAGAAATCTCTTAGACTTAGGCCTTCCTTTACCCCGAATTTGATCGGGATCGtgtctaagttcaaagcccgtgtattgcggccatgacctcttatcgatcattggcatgaagtaatgttcgtatgtacttgcataactttgaCTAGTATAGCACGGATCCACGAACCTCCCAAATGAAAGGTGTCGTTTGATGCACACAGCAAGTATGTGTGAACAAGGAAGGTGGTATATCTCaagtttgttacatgtgcacttcCCTTGATTCAAGTGAACTTGTTGAATCTTCCCCCCCTTGGACGATCCTCTAGTACCCCTCCCGGTCTTAACTTCAAATACGCCAATACACAAGAACCGTGCTTACCCTTATaggtaacaatacgccatgaagatatATTAGAGTCAAACGTAGCTCTAAGTTTCCACGAACAACCCCGCTTGCACTTCAAGGAAAGGACAATTTGGTTCGAGGTCTCCGTtctgtactccacatttctcccaatatgatacactctgatagcttccaacaactattccttgttatcaaacatcatacccttctcaaactctccctgttcggtgtatgtggtatcacaagcccaagtcctccatgagttgtcctccGCATACTCGTTTAAAGGTGGAcagagggcataaggtgtaggaggaatgattgtaggaatgttgcctagagtcatgtcatttgctagcgcatcctcatcgacatccacatcgtcctcagaaggatcgtcaatgagctcattactctcatttccatcatcccaaggtcccatctcaacaatttctcctaagttaaccattgaatcaattggaacttgattcgtagggggttgagaaacgatgggatttacagtttcctgagttactataggcataggggtaggagtaggattagaagcaactacattctctaatggtacttcttctacgtataactccaaagagggaatttgggtgtactttgaatgctcccacatcacatctatagcctcatcatcctcaacaggaaaggaaATAAATTCTCCACTCAaggcatatttaaagcttatatttacggtacttctagtagggtccaatccaatcttagaagatATAAAACGTCTAAAGTGATTCAAATCtatgttcgaattgcaagcaaacaacttacgtcttcccccaacataatgaactttgccattattttctctaatacaacattccaaaaacatactatagtgacgcgaaatgatgccattttctacattaacacaaagaaaatcaacatcaacatcaactcatgcccatacaagtacattatattcatttgattataatcttttttggtctacaaattattcaaatccataatgtagctaagttcatacatatataatacacataatccaaataataaatcaattcataagttcacaaacaacatttctaataccaacatcaacatcaacattttctaataatattcaactaatacaacaacattacttcaaaatccaacataaagctataaaaacaattagaaattaccttcaatgcttatggatgattaagattagtcttgatttaacaactacaaacctacatttgaaaaaataaacaaatttggttaaaaccctaaaatccaaatatacaccaaaaaaacacaaaaaaatttacctttgcgCAAGCTatagtatcccacactaattttgaagtgccaaattgaaagaggattgCACGATTTGATGGAATGAATCAaaggttttagagggagaaggtgGAAATGTCGAGTGAGGTAGGGTTTGAGAAATGGGATTTTGCGAAATCCAGAAACTGATCTGAATTTGTATAtcaggtctgttcgcagttagtaactgccaacagctcttttgtcttttatagctgttcgcagttagtaactgcgaacagctccaaagcacagctttggggttcggacgcttacttttgggaaaagtttagaatttcgcttatttgcttatttttttttattttttcgctcaacttTTTCTAAAATTCCTATTTTGACAGAGTCTTggccaattttttttaaaagcccATTATAACATTGTACCTATTAGCCCATTCTTGTATACACAAACAAGTTTGCGGACACGGCCCAAGCTCGAAAAAAGCAACATCAGATGACCAGATATTTATGTGAGACGTTCTCTTTAATAAACCATCTCTGATTGGACCGAcctattgtatatttttttttaaatattgtaagtaggcattaaaaataatgtaagtagacatttaagatatagaaagtaggcattaaggatacagtaagtaaTCATTAacgataatgtaagtaggtattatgAATACGGTAAgttgacattaatctttaatggactgggcttgagatatgtctctcaaagagacaatctctcaagagactagctgatttCACATATCGCGCTTCTCCTGAGAGATcgtctttataagagacgaCTCTCCAGGCCCAGACCtaacattaaaaaaagaaaaaacctaaaaactgaTGCGCATGTTTGACTTTATTTGGAGTTGGTACTATagcctattgaagttggtattataacggtataacctattaaagttggtatttggagttggtgttataaacTATGAAAAAATTTGTATCTGGAGTTGATATTCTAACttatttgaagttggtgttataacctattaaagttggcattataacctattaaagttagtATCTAGATTTGGAATTTTAACctattataacctattataaCTTATTAGAGTTGGTACTATAactaactttaataggttataataccaactttaatgggTTATAATACAAACTTCAATAGTTATAAATCAACTCCAAATAGGGTTACACATTGCGCGTTTTTTTGCTAGTTGTTTTTTAAGTAAAAATGGGCTTGCCCATTTGAGACGCGTCCtttataaagacggtctcaagtaagaattcgTGTTCACATATTCTTAATTTGAGACGTCCTCGACACTATTTCAATAAAGCTGATTAATGTACATAGTGATTAATTAGAGAaggaaaagttgatattaataattcaatctttcaccctccgctgtgaataatcccacctttgaattactttttaataatccaacctttgcccttagtttgctatcCGCTTAACATTTTACTTTATAACAATTCACCTTTacccttagtttgctatcaacaTATCCTATTAGTATGATGACAATAAACTAAGAGCAAAGGTTAAACTAGtcaaaagttgggattatttatagCGAATAGGGgaaagattagattattaatatcaatttttccattAGAGAAATGATTTAATTATATAGActcgtctcatgatgagacaatCATATAGAAGACGAGCCgaatatattttaagtttttagagTCATATGATGAAAACTCAAAGGGACAGAGAAAGTAATATTTATACAAATCAAACTGCGTATTTGAGCCGGCTCTAAAAACCCTTTTCTAGGTTGcccaatataaaatatatagataCTCATAATAAAGAACGTCTTACACTctcataatttatataatatggtttatttagcccatatataaataaaatgtgtGGTACACTAGGCCTGCCTCATAAATTAATGAGTGTTACGATCAAACCTTTGAACCAAGGGGTTGGTTGGAGTGGTAAGAAAACTTTTCATAGAACACTTTGTATTTTGGAGATTATGTATGTATTAAGGAATGGGGCATCATTACCAGGCGTGTCTAATGGCGTAGGTACTTTCAcatcactaaaaaaaattatgagaatTCTTGAATTTTAAAAGATGGTCTCTCTAAGAAACATCTATTATAAGCTCAATCCATTTTAAAAGTGTAGTCTTACTCATTAAAAAACGGTTTCTTCACTCATTGTAAAATAACTTTCTCTTATATCTTTAAAttagaaaatccaaaaaaaatgaaagatttaattcttgaatttgataattttaaatctcaaaatCACTTTAAACAATATACAAATGAAAAGTGCACGAATACTTTTTTAATGATATTTTAAATATcttatttatgtttatttatgcTTAATATATAGTAGACATTTTAATCAATAGAATTAGGTATTTTAATGAATCATAATAGTTGTTTTTACCGGTAGAAGTAGGTATTACAATGGTTGATTAGTTGGTATTTTACATATACAAGTAGGTACCATGATGATTTATATTAGATATTTTTATCAAcagttgtttttttaatttgacttttatttccTCCGGATATTTCTATTACCGATATAAACATGGCCTTAGGCTAAAATTTATTAGGGCTGGACCGGGCTCCGCATAGTGATGTTCTCAGACTTGATTAGACTATTTAAATTTGTATCATAATACATAACTAGAGTTAGCTTTAGGTTGAAATTATATTACATCCCTTCTAAAATACTAATTACTAACTGTGATATGTGTggaaaaatatcattatcaGTTGTGTTTCGGTtgtgaaacgaggaagtgtGAGGCACTTTAAATACTTGAGGTAGAAGTGTTATCGCGAACAGCAATCGGCGGAATGGAAGTGACCTGAATTCCTGAACACAACAcattagccttgtccggggggtgatctcccggaaaacccctccgatgctcaagttagaacggagaTGAGAGATTAATGAATAAGCGATTACAGATTGAATGCAGGAGTATGGATGTCGGGGCAGAAGTTGCTTGTATTTGGATAGACTAATGAAGAGGATTGTGAGTAAGGATTCTTGAGGAGCTTTGATATGGTATTTTTCTGTGTCCTCTCGTCGATGCTAGCtacctctatttataatggtgcaGAGGGAGTTATTTCTAGGAGTAAGTAAATCATGATGAATGATAGTGGTAGTTATTGGCATAAGGGGGAATCATGATAGTGAATGGAGAGTAATGGGCAGTTACATAATAGAAGTTAGGGTTCCTGGAAGTTATTAACTTAGAGACCAAGCAAGGTGGTTGAGAAATTCAGAAAAAGCCCCTTatccgaaagtcaaggtcaaccgAGAAGTCAAGGGGcattaaggtaatatgacattaataattaaataaaataaatgagaaaataatTGTTACCATAATAAGTTGCAAGTATAATGAAAAGGAGAAATACTAAGTTAGGTTGTAGTGCGTTAATCGTAAACGAAAATTAAACTCGCACAAACAAAATTTTTGGACCCTTTCTTAAAAACaatgaatataaaatattatcacaaatttGGTTTTAACAAATAGTAGACAATTAGACATATGATTAGGTTTTATGGAAGTCTTATAGTACGAGAATTAGTTATTCTGGTCATGTGAATTATTTACAaagaatttacgtgctaaatttTGCTACTAATGACTAATAGTGCTAGTTCGGAACggtttcatattttttttcatgttcaCATAGTTGTCTCCACCACGTAAGTCCAACTCATATATAGTGTCGTTTATcatattttatgggttttggaCAAAATAAATGGACCCTATAGAAAGTTCAATTCGATTTTTAATGGgcatttgacaaaaataaagttACTACAAATGGTTCCTATATCCTACATGACAACATTGCTGAATTGGAATATTGaacttttttctaattttcagCCTCGAGCAAATATCTACTTTAAGTGTCAAAAACCCctgcttatatatatatatatatatatatatatatattgtagtaCCATGCAACTTTCATCATCTCACATAAACCATGACACTCATTCAAATACCATATAGGTGTATCATCCAAACATTCTTGCACATTTTGCTCTTCACCACTTTCTCCAATGCTCAATTTCCATCAAAACAAGACTCAATTTGTAGCAATACTTTATATCCAACCTTTTGCAAATCAATTCTTGCAAATCATCAATTTCATACAAACAAAACCGAGAATCTTAGTCGACTTTTCATCAACCAATCTTTATACATGACAAACAATTTCAAGTTTTTAGTAAATCGATATCTTCAATCATCTAACCAATATAACGTGTCACAAATAACTAAATATGCCCTCCAAGATTGTGAATTCCTCACTAATCTTAACATCGATTTTCTTTCAGTTACGTCTAATTTACTTAAGACAGACAATGTCTTAAATAACATAGACATTAATCATGTCCAAACAATGCTTAGTGCAACCATGACCAATTTAGACAGTTGCTATGATGGGCTCAAAGAGGTAAATTATGATAAGCAAACTCAAGTCATTCATGATCTTTCACCTCAAATCTCAAATGTCACAATGATTTATAGCCTTTCCCTAGACTTTTTCACCAAAGGTTGGGtaacaaaaattaaaccaaataataataataataataataataataataatagtaataataggaGGTTATTTGAAATAGGGGAAATGAGAATAGTGGTAAATGCTATGGTAGTGGTAAATCCTAATGGGAGTGGAAATTTTACAACTATCAATGATGCAATTGCTTCAGCACCAAAAGACACAAAGGAAATTAGTGGGTATTTTGGGATATATGTGATAGCTGGTGTCTATGAAGAATATGTTAGTATTCCTACTAATAAACAGTACTTGTTCATGCTTGGTGATGGCATTGGTCAAACAATTATTACTGGTAATCGGAGCGTCAAGGGTGGATCCACAACTTTCAGATCTGCTACATTTGGTAATtacttatttgtttttaatttttcaccATATTAGATGTTGTTGGGATGGTTT
Coding sequences:
- the LOC130817659 gene encoding uncharacterized protein LOC130817659, with the protein product MASGSEDEQQRAWFFGSNSYVSESNSESEEESQIMEEMEPQFGKKVQEDNGRLRIQVRIPTQLVREAVAFLIPSRDQQQTQALTENEDSAQTTEIIQEAYDQAIEETQG
- the LOC130817355 gene encoding probable pectinesterase/pectinesterase inhibitor 41 — encoded protein: MTLIQIPYRCIIQTFLHILLFTTFSNAQFPSKQDSICSNTLYPTFCKSILANHQFHTNKTENLSRLFINQSLYMTNNFKFLVNRYLQSSNQYNVSQITKYALQDCEFLTNLNIDFLSVTSNLLKTDNVLNNIDINHVQTMLSATMTNLDSCYDGLKEVNYDKQTQVIHDLSPQISNVTMIYSLSLDFFTKGWVTKIKPNNNNNNNNNNNSNNRRLFEIGEMRIVVNAMVVVNPNGSGNFTTINDAIASAPKDTKEISGYFGIYVIAGVYEEYVSIPTNKQYLFMLGDGIGQTIITGNRSVKGGSTTFRSATFAVTATGFVAANITFRNTAGPEMHQAVALRNGADLSTFYQCSFEGYQDTLYAHSMRQFYKQCDIYGTVDFIFGNAATVLQNCNIYPRRPLLGQSNLITAQGRTDPNQNTGISIHNSIIKPSNDLILSNFTVKNYLGRPWKEYSRSVYMQSYMDSLIEPVGWLEWSGSFALNTLYYGEYNNNGPGSNTINRVTWPGYHVINETIASYFTVSYFIVGNFWLPSTGVPYTADLF